Proteins encoded by one window of Paenibacillus urinalis:
- a CDS encoding GGIII-like transmembrane region-containing protein, which translates to MIYTKLKQMSLPLLLMTIILLLTACAKGEAHVTVNTDGTADVKFNIQMNNRNLEIIGQPELINKLKDTFIEQGFETESAATEDTQGLTASKQIDMSSAEQKQELPDSVTFTHDTDNKFFYTTHRIVVDADLMSAIPDNDWKDTLNSIPSFVRNLVFKEVDLDFKLTLPIKPESSNADQTSEDNKTMTWNINPLSNNHLEITVNVPNIQNILIVSIGLLVLLIVIIVILVRKRKKNKTS; encoded by the coding sequence ATGATTTATACTAAGCTGAAACAAATGTCCTTACCTCTTCTTCTCATGACGATCATCCTGCTGCTTACCGCTTGTGCCAAAGGTGAGGCCCATGTAACGGTAAATACAGACGGTACAGCCGACGTGAAATTTAATATTCAGATGAACAACCGAAACCTGGAAATCATCGGTCAGCCCGAGCTGATCAATAAGTTGAAGGATACCTTCATAGAGCAAGGATTTGAGACGGAGTCGGCGGCAACAGAAGATACGCAAGGGCTGACGGCTTCAAAACAGATTGACATGAGCTCTGCAGAACAGAAGCAGGAATTACCGGACAGTGTTACTTTTACTCATGACACGGACAATAAATTCTTCTATACAACCCATCGTATCGTCGTTGATGCAGATCTGATGAGCGCCATTCCTGACAATGATTGGAAAGATACGCTTAACTCCATCCCTTCCTTTGTTCGCAATCTGGTGTTCAAAGAAGTGGATCTGGATTTTAAGCTTACGCTGCCGATTAAACCGGAATCCAGCAATGCAGACCAGACGAGTGAAGATAACAAAACAATGACGTGGAACATTAATCCATTATCGAACAACCACCTGGAGATAACTGTTAATGTCCCTAATATCCAAAATATTCTTATCGTTTCCATTGGTCTGCTTGTCCTCCTTATCGTTATCATCGTCATCCTCGTCAGAAAAAGAAAAAAGAATAAGACCTCCTAG
- a CDS encoding undecaprenyl-diphosphate phosphatase translates to MEFDFINLLKSIILGIVEGLTEFAPVSSTGHMIIVDDMWLNSKEFLTQYVANTFKVVIQLGSILAVVVVFKDRFINLLGLDRLWSKNKAAAIPASGTNRLKLMQVIVGLIPAGVLGLLFEDYIDEHLFSVNTVLIGLVIGAFFMIAADLFAPKTPRVETVDQMSYKQALSIGLIQCLSLWPGFSRSGSTISGGVLLGMSHRAASDFTFIMAVPVMFGASFLSLVKNWEYFTLDALPYFIAGFVAAFIFALISIRFFLKLINRVKLVPFAIYRIILAAVIYFVFVM, encoded by the coding sequence ATGGAATTTGATTTTATTAATCTACTTAAATCGATCATTCTAGGGATCGTGGAGGGCTTAACGGAATTTGCTCCGGTATCCTCAACAGGTCATATGATCATCGTGGATGATATGTGGCTGAACTCCAAGGAGTTCTTGACTCAATATGTTGCAAACACATTTAAGGTTGTTATTCAGCTCGGTTCGATCCTAGCCGTTGTTGTCGTCTTCAAAGACCGATTTATTAATCTGCTCGGGCTTGACCGATTGTGGAGTAAGAACAAAGCTGCTGCTATACCTGCTTCGGGAACGAATCGTTTGAAGCTGATGCAAGTCATTGTTGGCTTAATTCCTGCAGGTGTGCTTGGTCTCTTGTTCGAGGATTATATCGATGAGCATCTATTCTCGGTAAATACCGTACTTATCGGGCTTGTTATTGGTGCATTCTTTATGATTGCAGCTGATCTCTTCGCTCCGAAGACACCAAGAGTAGAGACTGTAGATCAGATGAGCTACAAGCAAGCTCTATCCATCGGACTTATTCAATGCTTGTCCTTGTGGCCAGGGTTCTCCAGATCTGGCTCGACGATCTCCGGTGGTGTACTCCTAGGGATGAGCCATCGCGCTGCTTCCGATTTCACCTTCATTATGGCGGTGCCTGTCATGTTCGGTGCAAGCTTCCTGTCCCTTGTGAAGAACTGGGAGTACTTTACGCTTGATGCATTGCCATATTTCATTGCTGGTTTTGTAGCTGCATTTATATTTGCACTCATCTCCATTCGCTTCTTCCTGAAGCTGATTAACCGTGTGAAGCTGGTGCCATTCGCGATCTATCGTATCATTCTCGCAGCTGTTATTTATTTCGTATTTGTAATGTAG
- a CDS encoding DedA family protein, with protein MQNWITDFMEQFGYIGIALIIALENVFPPIPSEIVLPFGGFMTTYSDLTVPGVIIAATIGSVAGAIILYGIGLLLDVERLEKIIDRWGHILRVKKEDIRKADAWFDKYGYWTVLFCRMIPLIRSLISIPAGMSNMKFGLFLLFTTIGTVIWNTILVMVGAALGENWHSITEFMDVYSNIAYAVIAVVGIAFLIWFFRRNKKRAK; from the coding sequence TTGCAAAACTGGATTACTGATTTTATGGAGCAGTTTGGCTATATCGGCATTGCTCTAATTATCGCCCTTGAAAATGTATTTCCACCAATTCCTTCGGAAATCGTACTTCCTTTTGGCGGATTCATGACCACTTATTCGGACCTTACCGTTCCGGGAGTCATCATTGCAGCTACCATCGGTTCTGTTGCCGGTGCCATCATTCTATATGGAATCGGTCTGCTTCTCGATGTTGAACGTCTGGAGAAGATCATTGACCGCTGGGGCCATATCCTCCGCGTCAAAAAAGAAGACATCCGCAAGGCTGATGCTTGGTTTGATAAATACGGATACTGGACTGTTCTCTTCTGCCGTATGATTCCGTTGATCCGAAGCCTGATTTCAATCCCTGCCGGTATGTCCAACATGAAATTTGGACTATTTCTATTGTTCACCACGATAGGTACGGTCATCTGGAATACCATTCTCGTAATGGTCGGTGCGGCTCTCGGTGAGAATTGGCACTCGATAACTGAATTTATGGATGTGTACTCCAATATTGCGTACGCGGTTATTGCTGTGGTTGGTATCGCCTTTTTGATCTGGTTCTTCCGCCGCAACAAAAAACGTGCTAAATAA
- a CDS encoding ABC transporter permease — MTVRQLALRNVIRGIRTYAAYFLCSAFSVMIFFVNALLIFHPDIRNGLSSETAVQAFVVAECMIFVFSFLFVLYSVSSFLTSRKKEFGIFMLHGMTLAQLGKMIFLENMIIGLLSIIFGTFAGTLFAKLFFMASAKALEIASLPFYLSPSSLLLTIGAFVLLFLLISAYTSRMVRTSKLIELFQAMPRREKAPNASPVLSALSLVLLTIGYIFAVTADTFTIYDRVVPVVVITTAGTYLLYSHLGVYCLQYFRKTRGRRMNGRHLLTLIGLSSRLKEQSRMFFAVTMLSTISFCSLGVFASINVVSGLFEEDYPAAVGYVSKTGNPYREEHLSEIRAELSERKLDYTEDQIKIKYASVQPSSEHVEIARNELPVISYADYKQAVLQAGFTLTEQGPGYNEAILMISSQNDRSKTRHWNKREYMLNEPQIAITEIGFTDHVIIPDNLLDDFDESFEAVIIHDALYQQIKQPARQDVYTGFYLDDFTQTAFVASDLADHGRTRYDAHKSYSISVSGTLYILRESMYRILLFIAMLLAAVFFIAAGSFLYFRLYADLDRDRKQYLTLMKLGLTDKEFKRMVTWQLATMFFLPTFVAVIHSIFAFIALQSLFYLSIATKMGVVLFSFMLAQVLYFFFIRFHYLRNLKKTLL, encoded by the coding sequence ATGACGGTAAGACAGCTGGCCTTGAGGAACGTCATCCGGGGCATCAGAACGTATGCAGCTTATTTTTTATGCAGTGCGTTTTCCGTCATGATTTTTTTTGTAAATGCCTTGCTCATTTTTCATCCGGATATCAGAAACGGGCTAAGCTCGGAAACGGCTGTTCAAGCATTTGTAGTCGCAGAATGCATGATTTTTGTATTCTCCTTCTTGTTTGTGCTGTATTCCGTAAGCTCTTTTCTCACCTCGAGAAAAAAGGAATTCGGCATCTTTATGCTGCACGGCATGACGCTGGCCCAGCTTGGCAAGATGATATTCCTTGAGAACATGATTATTGGATTGCTATCCATTATCTTTGGAACGTTTGCAGGAACATTGTTTGCCAAGCTGTTCTTTATGGCCAGTGCCAAAGCGCTTGAGATTGCATCACTGCCATTTTATCTGTCGCCGTCTTCCTTGCTGCTCACGATCGGGGCATTTGTGCTGCTATTTCTACTCATATCGGCATACACATCTAGAATGGTAAGGACAAGCAAGCTGATCGAGTTATTCCAAGCAATGCCCAGGAGGGAAAAGGCACCCAACGCCTCTCCTGTTCTATCGGCTCTGTCACTCGTATTGCTGACGATTGGGTACATATTCGCAGTTACAGCGGATACGTTTACGATCTATGACAGAGTTGTACCTGTCGTAGTGATCACGACGGCGGGGACTTATCTGCTATACTCGCACCTTGGGGTGTACTGTCTTCAGTATTTCCGGAAAACACGCGGCAGAAGAATGAATGGCAGACATTTACTGACCTTGATCGGGCTGTCTTCCCGGTTGAAGGAACAATCCCGTATGTTTTTTGCAGTGACCATGTTATCAACGATCTCCTTCTGCTCGCTTGGTGTATTTGCTTCTATTAATGTCGTGTCCGGACTGTTTGAAGAGGATTATCCTGCTGCTGTCGGATATGTATCCAAGACCGGAAATCCTTATCGTGAGGAGCATCTGTCAGAAATCAGAGCAGAGCTGAGCGAGCGAAAGCTCGACTATACGGAGGATCAAATCAAGATCAAATATGCTTCTGTACAGCCGAGCTCTGAGCATGTTGAGATCGCGAGAAATGAACTTCCTGTCATTTCATACGCAGATTACAAGCAGGCGGTACTGCAGGCCGGATTTACGTTGACCGAGCAAGGACCGGGCTACAATGAGGCGATCCTCATGATCAGCTCACAGAATGACCGCAGCAAGACAAGACATTGGAACAAAAGAGAATACATGCTGAATGAGCCTCAGATCGCCATTACGGAGATCGGATTCACGGATCATGTCATTATTCCCGATAATTTGCTCGATGACTTTGACGAGAGCTTTGAGGCCGTTATTATACATGACGCGCTATATCAACAGATCAAGCAGCCTGCGAGACAGGACGTCTATACCGGCTTTTATTTGGACGATTTTACTCAAACGGCCTTTGTTGCTAGTGATTTGGCTGATCATGGCCGTACTCGTTACGATGCTCACAAGTCCTACTCTATCTCGGTCAGTGGAACCTTGTATATCTTGAGAGAGAGCATGTACCGTATCCTGCTGTTTATTGCCATGCTCCTTGCTGCCGTGTTCTTCATCGCTGCTGGCAGCTTCCTGTACTTCAGGCTGTATGCCGATCTGGATCGAGATCGGAAGCAATACCTGACATTAATGAAGCTGGGCTTAACTGACAAAGAATTCAAACGAATGGTAACCTGGCAGCTGGCAACGATGTTCTTCTTACCGACTTTCGTAGCGGTCATTCACAGCATTTTTGCATTCATTGCATTGCAGAGCTTGTTCTACTTGTCCATTGCTACTAAAATGGGAGTTGTGCTTTTTAGCTTTATGCTTGCTCAGGTGTTATACTTTTTCTTTATTAGGTTTCATTATTTAAGAAACTTAAAGAAAACGCTCCTCTAA
- a CDS encoding ABC transporter ATP-binding protein: MPLLEVQNVSKIYDGYSHDKALDNVRFQVRDGEFVGIMGPSGSGKTTLLNAIATIDPPSSGEIRISGHNAYQMTAEEMALFRRRRLGFVFQDFNLLESLTVEENILLPLTFDHVPQDEMHRRLSHVLSRLGIESIRNRMIYEISGGQKQKTAIGRAIIHEPAVVLADEPTGNLDSKSGRDVMNLLKMLHEQEQATLLMVTHDAYAASYCERVIFIKDGKLYNEIYRGDNRQAFFQKIMDMLALLGGDRP, translated from the coding sequence GTGCCGCTGTTGGAAGTACAGAACGTGTCCAAAATATATGACGGTTACTCACATGATAAAGCGCTGGACAATGTTCGGTTTCAAGTAAGAGACGGAGAGTTCGTTGGCATTATGGGACCATCCGGCAGCGGCAAAACGACGCTGCTGAATGCGATAGCGACGATCGATCCTCCCTCTTCCGGAGAAATTCGGATCAGCGGTCACAATGCATATCAAATGACAGCCGAGGAAATGGCGCTGTTTCGCAGACGCAGACTTGGCTTCGTATTCCAGGACTTTAACCTCTTAGAATCACTCACTGTAGAAGAAAATATATTGCTTCCACTGACATTTGACCATGTGCCGCAGGACGAAATGCACAGAAGACTCAGCCATGTGCTGTCTAGACTTGGCATTGAGTCTATACGAAATCGAATGATCTACGAAATCTCAGGAGGTCAGAAGCAGAAGACAGCGATTGGAAGAGCCATTATTCATGAGCCTGCCGTCGTGCTTGCCGATGAGCCCACTGGAAATCTGGATTCGAAATCGGGCAGAGATGTAATGAATCTGCTGAAGATGCTGCATGAACAAGAGCAGGCGACACTGCTCATGGTGACGCATGATGCATATGCTGCAAGCTACTGCGAGCGTGTCATTTTTATTAAGGACGGGAAGCTGTATAACGAGATTTACAGAGGAGACAACCGGCAGGCTTTCTTCCAAAAGATTATGGATATGCTGGCACTGCTCGGTGGAGACCGCCCATGA
- a CDS encoding sensor histidine kinase — MKQEFKLFLREQTPLIFIYCIQLAVITFVYWLGGFKDWSIALYAALLSGALFASYLTYRYLTHRRFYMRLSEPVTSVEEITYTSEHAPLAESLQQLMLSHNRVYQTRLLGVKEQLDQHIHFIHQWVHQMKTPLSVLHLMNQGRDDEESAAMGDELDRMRKGLDMVLYAARLDSFEHDLYIESVSLNTLVRSVTSEQKRLFIRNHVFPYMEIDPQLQVISDEKWLKFIVTQLLTNAVKYSGGRNKKIWFRGYMQEDQIILSVEDEGIGIPSGDLTRVFDPFFTGENGRTVQESTGMGLYLVKEVADRLGHSITITSEQHHGTTIQLLF; from the coding sequence ATGAAGCAGGAGTTTAAACTGTTTTTGCGGGAACAAACTCCTCTTATCTTTATTTATTGCATTCAACTGGCTGTCATCACGTTTGTATATTGGCTTGGCGGCTTCAAGGACTGGTCCATCGCGCTGTATGCAGCTCTACTCAGCGGTGCATTGTTTGCTTCTTATCTGACATACCGATACTTAACACACCGTCGGTTTTACATGAGGCTATCCGAGCCCGTAACCTCGGTTGAAGAGATCACTTACACTTCAGAACACGCTCCCTTGGCTGAGAGCTTACAGCAGCTTATGCTGAGCCATAATCGTGTGTATCAAACTCGTCTTCTTGGCGTTAAGGAGCAGCTTGATCAGCATATCCACTTTATTCATCAGTGGGTGCATCAGATGAAGACCCCGCTGTCCGTGCTCCACCTGATGAATCAAGGACGTGATGATGAAGAGTCCGCTGCGATGGGTGATGAGCTTGACCGGATGCGCAAGGGTCTTGATATGGTGCTGTATGCGGCAAGACTTGATTCATTCGAGCATGATTTATATATTGAATCCGTGTCATTAAATACCTTGGTCAGATCTGTTACTTCAGAGCAAAAACGCTTATTTATTCGTAATCATGTCTTTCCTTATATGGAGATTGACCCTCAGCTTCAAGTGATCTCTGATGAAAAATGGCTGAAGTTTATCGTTACCCAGCTGTTGACCAATGCCGTGAAGTATTCGGGAGGCAGGAACAAGAAGATCTGGTTCCGCGGATATATGCAGGAAGATCAGATTATCCTGTCCGTGGAAGACGAGGGAATCGGCATTCCGTCAGGCGATCTAACCCGTGTGTTCGATCCTTTCTTCACAGGAGAGAATGGAAGAACTGTCCAGGAATCTACTGGGATGGGGCTCTATCTGGTTAAGGAAGTAGCCGACAGACTTGGTCATTCCATCACTATAACCTCCGAACAGCACCATGGAACAACGATTCAATTGCTATTTTAG
- a CDS encoding response regulator transcription factor, producing the protein MFKIMIVEDDRSLVSLLVEHLHKFGFETYAVQQFDFVLREFEDYQPHLVLLDVNLPSYDGYYWCRQIRGISTCPIVFISARDSKMDQVMALENGADDYLTKPFDYDIVIAKLNSHLRRAFGSYAAPSNDRTVTLAGLTLDMERLALFYMDQKLEISHTEAKMMDEFMSKPGQVVSRDRLLEKIWDEHSYVDDNTLNVYITRVRKKLAGLGLPGVLETIRGIGYRLHPELQVESKA; encoded by the coding sequence ATGTTTAAAATAATGATCGTTGAGGACGACCGGTCTCTGGTATCACTGCTTGTTGAACACTTACATAAATTCGGATTTGAAACCTACGCCGTACAGCAGTTTGATTTCGTACTTAGGGAATTCGAAGACTACCAGCCCCATCTGGTACTGCTGGATGTCAATCTTCCGAGCTATGACGGCTACTACTGGTGCAGACAAATCCGCGGTATTTCAACCTGTCCCATCGTGTTCATCTCCGCAAGAGACAGTAAGATGGATCAAGTGATGGCACTCGAAAATGGAGCGGATGATTATCTCACCAAGCCCTTTGATTATGATATCGTCATTGCGAAGCTGAACAGTCATCTGAGAAGAGCCTTCGGCTCGTACGCTGCTCCTTCCAATGACCGGACCGTTACACTTGCTGGTCTTACTCTTGATATGGAACGACTTGCCTTATTTTATATGGATCAGAAGCTTGAGATTAGTCATACCGAAGCCAAAATGATGGATGAATTCATGAGCAAGCCTGGGCAGGTTGTCAGCCGCGACCGACTATTGGAGAAGATCTGGGATGAGCATTCCTATGTAGATGACAACACACTGAATGTATACATAACACGTGTTCGCAAGAAGCTTGCCGGACTTGGATTGCCGGGTGTCCTTGAGACGATACGAGGAATAGGCTATCGTCTTCATCCGGAGCTTCAAGTGGAGTCTAAAGCATGA
- a CDS encoding GTP-binding protein: MKEQIPVTVLSGYLGSGKTTMLNYVLNNREGLKVAVIVNDMSEINIDAALIKGGADLSRTEEQLVELSNGCICCTLREDLMHEIKRLSEEKRFDYILIESTGISEPMPVAQTFYYADDASGIDLTSYAKLDCMVTVVDANRFWHDYSSGESLLDRNQGTGEEDTRDVVDLLIDQIEMCNVLVLNKCDLVHEQELIRIERILRKLQPEAHFIRTIQGQIDPKEILNTGRFDFEKASLSPGWIKELQKETHTPETDEYGISSFVYRRRRPFHPERLAEFMGTWPEEVVRAKGLAWIAAQEDMAASISQAGPSIQFGPAGYWVAALPEQERDELLAEEPELRSKWDDEFGDRMNEIVMIGIEMDQSMLEAELDECLLTDAEMTMDWSQLSNPLPWVQTQA, encoded by the coding sequence TTGAAAGAACAAATACCAGTTACCGTACTTAGTGGATATTTAGGGTCAGGGAAAACGACCATGCTGAATTATGTATTGAACAATCGTGAGGGCTTGAAGGTTGCAGTCATCGTGAATGATATGAGTGAGATCAACATCGATGCAGCTTTGATTAAAGGCGGAGCAGATCTGTCGAGGACAGAAGAGCAGCTGGTAGAATTATCTAATGGCTGTATATGCTGTACATTACGTGAGGATCTGATGCATGAGATCAAGCGCTTATCGGAAGAGAAGCGGTTTGATTACATTCTGATTGAGTCTACAGGGATCTCGGAACCCATGCCGGTAGCACAGACCTTCTATTATGCTGACGATGCTTCAGGTATTGATCTAACGTCTTATGCAAAACTGGATTGTATGGTCACCGTAGTTGATGCCAATCGGTTCTGGCATGATTACTCTTCCGGAGAGAGTCTGCTAGACCGAAACCAGGGAACGGGAGAAGAGGATACACGAGATGTCGTAGATCTGCTCATCGACCAGATTGAAATGTGCAATGTGCTTGTATTGAACAAGTGCGATCTTGTCCACGAGCAAGAGCTTATTCGAATAGAGCGTATTCTGCGCAAACTGCAGCCAGAGGCACATTTTATTCGGACTATTCAGGGACAGATCGATCCGAAGGAAATTTTAAATACAGGTCGGTTTGATTTTGAGAAGGCGAGTCTGTCTCCCGGCTGGATTAAAGAGCTGCAGAAGGAGACACATACACCAGAAACAGATGAATACGGCATAAGTTCTTTTGTTTATCGACGCAGAAGACCCTTTCACCCCGAGCGCCTCGCGGAATTTATGGGAACCTGGCCGGAGGAGGTTGTCCGGGCTAAAGGACTTGCCTGGATTGCAGCACAGGAGGATATGGCGGCAAGTATTAGTCAAGCGGGACCTTCTATTCAATTTGGTCCAGCCGGATACTGGGTGGCAGCATTGCCGGAGCAGGAGCGGGACGAGCTCTTAGCCGAGGAACCGGAGCTCCGAAGTAAATGGGATGACGAATTCGGAGATCGTATGAATGAGATCGTAATGATCGGAATTGAGATGGATCAGTCGATGCTTGAGGCTGAATTGGACGAATGTCTGCTCACCGATGCGGAGATGACGATGGACTGGTCTCAGCTGTCAAATCCTTTACCATGGGTGCAGACACAAGCTTAA
- a CDS encoding cytochrome P450, producing the protein MHHLESQLTAQEIAHFFSGFQPELHSNPYPFYQRLRSEHPVVYLEDRWMWIVSKYEHVQSILKSPLMIRERERLLTEQERKELPSPRYQNIQSLVKDWMLFRDPPEHTRLRSHVAYAFTPKTLEQSRPKIYSIAESLADQLELNPDSNFMQTFAFPLPVVVIADMLGVPEEDREFFKKWSNTLAKLLDVSLMDDNFFEEADRSSAEIRDYFKQFVQARRKSPQDDIISQLIHVQQEEHKLSDEELINNCILLLVAGHETTVNLIGNGTKTLLEHPESYEMLAANPELTTSAVEEMLRYESPVQFTNRVASVDVEYGGKLIPQKAEILVNLGAANRDPDYFHDPDVFDITRSKNRHFSFASGAHFCLGAPLARMEAAIAFEVLTRRFPHMTMGGRSPVWRDNVLLRGLESLYVKV; encoded by the coding sequence ATGCATCATCTTGAATCGCAGCTTACAGCCCAGGAAATTGCTCATTTCTTCAGCGGTTTCCAGCCGGAACTACATAGCAATCCGTATCCATTCTATCAACGCTTGCGCAGCGAGCATCCGGTCGTCTATTTGGAGGATCGGTGGATGTGGATCGTTTCCAAATATGAGCATGTGCAGTCCATCCTTAAGAGTCCTCTCATGATACGTGAACGAGAGCGTCTCTTGACAGAGCAGGAACGGAAAGAATTACCATCTCCCCGCTATCAGAATATTCAATCCCTTGTGAAGGACTGGATGCTGTTTCGAGATCCGCCTGAGCATACCCGGCTTCGCAGTCATGTTGCCTATGCGTTTACTCCAAAGACGCTCGAGCAGAGCAGGCCGAAGATTTATTCCATTGCAGAATCCTTGGCTGATCAATTGGAATTGAACCCGGATTCTAACTTTATGCAGACCTTTGCCTTCCCGCTCCCTGTCGTTGTTATTGCGGATATGCTGGGTGTACCGGAGGAAGATCGGGAGTTTTTCAAAAAATGGTCGAACACGCTTGCCAAGCTGCTTGATGTGTCGCTGATGGATGATAATTTTTTTGAAGAAGCAGATCGCTCCTCAGCCGAGATCAGAGATTATTTTAAACAATTCGTACAAGCACGGAGAAAATCCCCTCAGGATGATATCATCAGCCAATTAATTCATGTGCAGCAGGAAGAGCACAAACTCAGTGACGAAGAGCTTATCAATAATTGTATCCTGCTCTTGGTTGCCGGTCATGAGACGACGGTGAACCTGATCGGTAATGGAACAAAGACATTGCTGGAGCATCCTGAATCCTATGAAATGCTCGCTGCTAACCCGGAGCTCACAACCTCAGCTGTTGAAGAAATGCTAAGATATGAGTCTCCTGTGCAATTCACCAATCGAGTCGCTTCTGTAGATGTAGAATATGGAGGTAAGCTGATCCCGCAAAAGGCCGAGATTCTCGTTAACCTGGGCGCCGCCAACCGGGATCCAGATTATTTTCATGACCCGGATGTATTTGATATTACACGCAGTAAAAACCGGCATTTCTCCTTTGCAAGTGGTGCTCATTTCTGCCTTGGTGCACCGCTTGCTAGAATGGAAGCCGCTATTGCTTTCGAAGTGCTTACTCGCCGTTTTCCTCATATGACAATGGGTGGAAGATCTCCTGTGTGGCGGGATAATGTGCTGCTCAGAGGACTTGAATCCTTGTATGTAAAGGTATAG
- a CDS encoding DedA family protein: MGYEILLDLIGSIGYFALFLVLCLGLIGLPIPNEVVVMTAGMLGASGVLIEVPAFLATALGICSAMTVGYIVGRHLTQTSIFKSLRRTEKTERFFAISEKWVAKYGGFAISLSLCLPILRHVTMYVVGMNSMSYRNFAAFAYPSAFLWTLVYYLIGRTLGDHILEIGALINQYGILILIALVTLLVLYVLYLYFRSKQNPENKEKSMKI; the protein is encoded by the coding sequence ATGGGCTATGAAATTTTATTAGACCTCATAGGAAGCATTGGATACTTTGCCTTATTCCTCGTATTGTGTCTTGGCTTGATTGGTCTTCCGATTCCCAACGAAGTCGTCGTCATGACAGCAGGTATGCTTGGCGCTTCAGGAGTTCTGATCGAGGTGCCTGCTTTTTTGGCGACAGCCCTGGGAATCTGTTCGGCCATGACTGTGGGTTATATCGTCGGACGGCACTTAACACAAACCAGTATCTTTAAAAGCTTAAGAAGAACGGAGAAGACAGAGCGTTTTTTCGCGATTTCTGAAAAATGGGTTGCCAAATATGGTGGCTTCGCTATCAGCCTCAGTCTATGTCTGCCCATATTAAGGCATGTTACGATGTATGTCGTGGGTATGAACTCCATGTCGTACCGCAATTTTGCGGCCTTCGCCTATCCATCTGCCTTTCTATGGACTCTAGTTTATTATTTGATAGGCAGAACGCTTGGAGATCATATTCTTGAGATCGGTGCGCTCATTAACCAGTACGGCATACTGATACTGATTGCATTAGTTACTCTGCTCGTCCTTTATGTGCTGTACCTGTACTTCCGCAGCAAGCAAAATCCAGAGAACAAGGAAAAGTCGATGAAGATTTGA